Within Dehalococcoidia bacterium, the genomic segment ATCATTTACTGTCGACGGAAAAGATCTTGAAATGGCTTTTCGTGTAACTTCCGGAATCGCTTCGTCAATCAATGCAACAGAATGTACAACGAGCGATCAATTAGGGCAGGTAAGTATCGTTGGAACCGGCATGCAAAATGCACCAGGGGTTGCTTCTCTAATGTTTTCGACTCTTTCTGAAGCAAATGTAAACATTGAAATGATCACAACGTCACAAATCCGTATAACCTGCATCGTTAATGAAGCTCAAATTGACGATGCGACTCGTGTGCTTCATCACGCTTTTGGCTTAGATTCATAATAAAATAGCACCTTCAAGTAAGCACAAGTGCGTGTAAGTAATTCACGAGTGCAGTACAGTTCTTACTATTGCTGTTCTGTACTTGAACGTACTGACATTTATATAACGCTATCCTCAAAATTTATATCAATAGAAATGCAAAAAAATTGCTTTGTAATTAGATAAAATCTCATTGACGCTATTTGATTATCTAACGACCCTACACCCTGCTATGTCAGATTAGGGTGATTAATGATGTCTACAGTCGAAGAAATATTGCTGCGAACCAAAGTAATTGCAGTTGTAGGACTATCAAATGATCCTACGCGCTCCTCCTACGGAGTAGCACAATATCTTCAAAGAAATGGATATCGCATAATTCCTATTAACCCTAAATTAACTGAGCCAGTGCTTGGAGAAAAACCTTACGGAAGACTTGAAGAATTAACTGAACATGTAGACCTTGTTGATATCTTCCGAAGGTCTATCGACGTACCGCCTGTGATTGACTCAGCTATAGCAATCGGCGCGTCTGCAGTTTGGATGCAATTAGGAATAGTTCACAACGAAGCTGCAAAAAAAGCAGCCGATTATGGATTAGATGTTGTTATGGATAAATGTACTGCGATAGAACACCGATTTTTAAATATCAAACCCACAACAAATAGTTAAGGCTTAAGTAAGGAGAGGCAAATGGTTTTTCGAGAAACAGACGAATCAAGAATCATAAAGGAAAAAACTAGAGTGGCCGTAAGCCTTGCCATGGAAGGAAATTGGTCAGAAGCAGTGGCAATCAATCGGGAAATCTTAAATTCTTTGCCTGATAACGTTGAATCACTAAATCGGCTAGGGAAAGCACTTATTGAACTCAATCAATTCGATGAAGCTCTCGAAGCATTTACTAAGGTTTTAAGCATAAATCCTGGGAACACCATAGCTGCAAAAAATATAAATCGATTAAATTGGGCGAACGCTAATAAATCTGATATTACTCCTTCAACTAACACTTCTGTAAGGAGTCTCTCTGCTAAATTTTTCATAGGACAAAGTGGAAAATCCGTTGAAGTTACTTTAAGTGAAAGCTCCGTAAATTGTGACCCTTCACCTGGTACTCCAATTACGCTCGCAATTGAGGGAAATACAATTGTAGCCTTGGACCAAAGTAATAATCGATTGGGATATGTACCTTCAAAATTATCTCGCAGATTAATATGTCTTATGGATGGCGGGAATAAATATGATGGTGCCATTTCAGGGCGTTCTGAAGGAGCACTACGCGCAATATTAAGAGAATGCTACCAAGATCCTAACCAACGCTCCAAAATTTCATTCCCTCCAACTGCCTCATGGGATTTAATTTCAATCGAAGAACCTGTTCAAATTGAACAAGATTCTGAAATTATTAACCATCTACAAAATGTGGACGAGGTTTTTGAAACTGATCAAGATTCCAATCAATTGGTTTTAGTTGGAGCGAGTATTCAGTTAGAAGACAACCCCGACGATGATTTATTGATAGAGGATTTGGAAGAAGAAATCGCGAATTAACCATTAAGTGATTCTGCAAGAAGTTCTAGTAAATCTTTTGCAGATTTCTCTGAAGTCAAACCCTTAGACCCAATACCCTCTTCCATCATCTGAAGGCAAAAAGGGCAAGAAACGCCTACGGCATCCGCAGAGGTTTCTATAAAATGGTCAGTCCTAATGTGATTAACTTTAGTGCCTGCCTCTTCCATCCACATGCGACCACCACCCGCACCGCAGCAAAATCCTCGTTCACGACACCTATCTTCCCCCATTTCAATCAGTTGAAGTCCCGGGATAGAGTCCACGATTTCTCTCGGGGGATCATAAATATCATTATGTCTACCCAAATAGCATGAATCGTGATACGCAACTGACATAGGTATTGCCTTCCGAGGTTTAATTTTGTTATCTCTAAGTAACTCTGCTACATATTCCGTGTAATGAACAACTTCAAAAATCCCTCCGAACTGAGGGTATTCATTTTTAATGGTATTAAAGCAATGCGGGCAAAGAGTTAAAATTTTTCTCACGCCATAATTATTCAGAATCTCAATATTCTGCTCAGCCATAATCTGGTAAAGGTATTCATTCCCTAACCTTCTAGCTGGGTCGCCCGTACAATTTTCTTCCATGCCTAAAACTCTATATTTAATATCTGCCAGCTTAAGTACGGACGCCATTGCCTTTGCAACCTGCTGGCCTCTGCCATCTAAAGCTGATGTACACCCAATCCATAAAAGGATTTCATGCTCAGGGTCTTCTGCCATCGTTACAGAGCCTGTTCCCTCCATCCAATCAATTCTTGTAGATTGCGTCCCTCTCCATGGATGACCTCTTTGCTCCATCGAATTCAGCGCGTCCATTGCAGTTTGAGGAACAGAAGCTTCCTCCATAGTTAGGTACCGTCGCATATCAATAATTGTATCAATATGCTCTATCGAAACAGGACAAGCTTCCATACATGCCCGGCAACTGGTACATGACCACAACACTTCGGGGCTAATAAAACCACCAATCAAATTAACATCTGGTGGGGGAGCATCCTTACCATCGCGAATCAATAGAGGAGCCCTCTCAACCATGTAAGACTTAGCATCTTGGATGAGCGCTCGAGGAGAAAGAGGTTTTCCGCTGCGCCACGCAGGGCATTGATCTTGGCAGCGGCCACAATTAGTACATGAATCAAAATCTAGTAGTTGCTTTGAGGTTAAATCTGTAATATCGCGAGCACCAAAAACTTCGATAGTATCCATATTTAATATAGGCCTTAGTGCTCCTTTCGGGCGTACAACAGACGACCTAAGAAGTAAATTCATTGGACTAACAAAAATATGCATCAGAGGACCAAAGCGCCACGCTGCATACACAAAAGTAAGGGTCATCAATGCCGCATGCCCCCACCATAAAATAAAGTGCGAAGATTCCAT encodes:
- a CDS encoding tetratricopeptide repeat protein, translating into MVFRETDESRIIKEKTRVAVSLAMEGNWSEAVAINREILNSLPDNVESLNRLGKALIELNQFDEALEAFTKVLSINPGNTIAAKNINRLNWANANKSDITPSTNTSVRSLSAKFFIGQSGKSVEVTLSESSVNCDPSPGTPITLAIEGNTIVALDQSNNRLGYVPSKLSRRLICLMDGGNKYDGAISGRSEGALRAILRECYQDPNQRSKISFPPTASWDLISIEEPVQIEQDSEIINHLQNVDEVFETDQDSNQLVLVGASIQLEDNPDDDLLIEDLEEEIAN
- a CDS encoding 4Fe-4S dicluster domain-containing protein → MPPELNGRLDFWNIGYPLGALVYFTALISVMAIAWALWNRSKYWQLGRPNPDVGSWKIRIKVGLRTLLIDSAGHRKFVKHETYPGLMHFLIVWGLLLLFVATTIDAFEFNTEKYLGWHLPTREISLQLELIWDIAGLMLIAGIGMAAYRRYVIRPDRLNTMLENSVLLILLFGQAMSGFVLQSFRMAATELEPSSELYSVESSYWSPFSYVIALGIRGFGFSVQAMESSHFILWWGHAALMTLTFVYAAWRFGPLMHIFVSPMNLLLRSSVVRPKGALRPILNMDTIEVFGARDITDLTSKQLLDFDSCTNCGRCQDQCPAWRSGKPLSPRALIQDAKSYMVERAPLLIRDGKDAPPPDVNLIGGFISPEVLWSCTSCRACMEACPVSIEHIDTIIDMRRYLTMEEASVPQTAMDALNSMEQRGHPWRGTQSTRIDWMEGTGSVTMAEDPEHEILLWIGCTSALDGRGQQVAKAMASVLKLADIKYRVLGMEENCTGDPARRLGNEYLYQIMAEQNIEILNNYGVRKILTLCPHCFNTIKNEYPQFGGIFEVVHYTEYVAELLRDNKIKPRKAIPMSVAYHDSCYLGRHNDIYDPPREIVDSIPGLQLIEMGEDRCRERGFCCGAGGGRMWMEEAGTKVNHIRTDHFIETSADAVGVSCPFCLQMMEEGIGSKGLTSEKSAKDLLELLAESLNG
- a CDS encoding CoA-binding protein encodes the protein MSTVEEILLRTKVIAVVGLSNDPTRSSYGVAQYLQRNGYRIIPINPKLTEPVLGEKPYGRLEELTEHVDLVDIFRRSIDVPPVIDSAIAIGASAVWMQLGIVHNEAAKKAADYGLDVVMDKCTAIEHRFLNIKPTTNS